In Campylobacter sp. 2014D-0216, the following proteins share a genomic window:
- the ciaB gene encoding invasion protein CiaB, whose translation MNDFKQIAKIVKNRKQNINSLYNILQTNQSHPLIDRALELANLENEKNNVLAMLRRLVDLKEENLVQELEKKGLNEEEISQIKYKVFSLVRAFYEVEHQDLIDEIKSKNLLDEFYLALVQGVHNIGVVMNSFELVWSKQILDTNNKILKEQFPNLSDALEFLKQNELYQLNQDGEICERSYGALVKIGTLWRFLPYAKAFENEVLKLEYEFDKLLEKLRNCALDDEKNAYIDYIEKLKFAFCEKDNNEVVKKWQEAELAWMEVKCPLQIGHPLEYYEDSYTHAVALEWDIRLEDVSDFNGGEFKDKIKESFAMVYANLDEEDEALFDEVNFNLDKTQLYICMPMIFYGAEFKGLFSAQVVPNDEYVSNIAGKKIFAFLNYVYENAKTKPFMKLSSMVFEKEFLDYGREILFYNEKLWKRIYEVSTIGHEFGHIFFVANDSEKKMNESGVFKNIEEFKATAGGLVNFFLHEEDDLKLPVFYELIKRAIGLIAWQRVEEVKPYYTEGLIHLSLLFKSGVLSFANEKLNIKFDEEAYESFKAVFMQNYYKLAKHYMLKEDAKNYLDEFCVLEDGVFLPLNDECKEFVKYYYELHKLYGNEIDESGEFEKYSNAR comes from the coding sequence TTAGAATTAGCTAATCTTGAAAATGAAAAAAATAATGTTTTGGCAATGTTACGCCGTTTAGTGGATTTAAAAGAAGAAAATTTAGTTCAAGAGCTTGAGAAAAAAGGTTTAAATGAAGAAGAAATTTCTCAAATAAAATATAAAGTTTTTTCTTTAGTAAGAGCCTTTTATGAGGTAGAACATCAAGATTTAATCGATGAGATTAAGAGTAAAAATTTACTTGATGAGTTTTATTTGGCTTTAGTTCAAGGTGTGCATAATATAGGCGTGGTGATGAATTCCTTTGAGCTTGTTTGGAGTAAGCAAATTTTAGATACAAATAATAAAATTTTAAAAGAACAATTTCCAAATTTAAGTGATGCTTTGGAGTTTTTAAAACAAAATGAGCTTTATCAGCTTAATCAAGATGGCGAAATTTGTGAAAGAAGCTATGGAGCTTTAGTCAAAATAGGAACTCTTTGGAGGTTTTTACCTTATGCAAAAGCTTTTGAAAATGAAGTCTTAAAACTTGAATATGAGTTTGATAAACTTTTAGAAAAACTAAGAAATTGCGCATTAGATGATGAAAAAAATGCTTATATTGATTATATAGAAAAATTAAAATTTGCTTTTTGTGAAAAAGATAATAACGAGGTGGTTAAAAAATGGCAAGAAGCAGAGCTTGCATGGATGGAAGTAAAATGCCCATTGCAAATTGGTCATCCTTTGGAATACTATGAAGACTCTTATACTCATGCAGTGGCACTTGAGTGGGATATACGTTTAGAAGATGTGAGTGATTTTAATGGGGGTGAGTTTAAAGATAAAATCAAAGAAAGCTTTGCAATGGTGTATGCAAATTTAGATGAAGAAGATGAAGCTTTGTTTGATGAGGTGAATTTTAATCTTGATAAAACCCAGCTTTATATTTGTATGCCTATGATTTTTTATGGAGCAGAGTTTAAGGGGCTTTTTTCTGCTCAAGTAGTGCCAAATGATGAATATGTAAGCAATATAGCAGGTAAAAAGATCTTTGCTTTTTTGAATTATGTTTATGAAAATGCTAAAACCAAACCTTTCATGAAGCTTTCTTCTATGGTATTTGAAAAAGAATTTTTAGATTATGGGAGAGAAATTTTATTTTATAATGAAAAATTATGGAAAAGAATTTATGAAGTTTCCACTATAGGTCATGAGTTTGGGCATATTTTCTTTGTGGCAAATGATAGTGAAAAGAAAATGAATGAAAGTGGTGTGTTTAAAAATATAGAAGAGTTTAAAGCTACTGCAGGTGGGCTTGTGAATTTCTTTTTACATGAAGAAGATGATTTAAAACTTCCTGTATTTTATGAACTTATTAAAAGGGCTATAGGTTTGATTGCTTGGCAAAGAGTAGAAGAGGTTAAGCCTTATTATACTGAAGGTTTAATTCATTTATCATTGTTGTTTAAATCAGGGGTGCTATCTTTTGCAAATGAGAAATTAAACATTAAATTTGATGAGGAAGCATATGAGAGTTTTAAGGCTGTGTTTATGCAAAATTATTATAAGTTAGCAAAACATTATATGTTGAAAGAAGATGCAAAAAACTATCTAGACGAATTTTGTGTTTTAGAAGATGGGGTATTTTTACCACTTAATGATGAGTGTAAAGAATTTGTAAAATATTACTATGAATTACACAAACTTTATGGTAATGAAATCGATGAAAGCGGAGAGTTTGAGAAGTACTCTAACGCAAGATAA